A single window of Streptomyces cathayae DNA harbors:
- a CDS encoding DUF3017 domain-containing protein: protein MSADSEAREARAPGPKPAPEPSSEPLSEPESASAQAENGTAPDPATAPDPAEALDLAKAPDPVSAPDAEGKPRRTTRRFPRFTRDTARPEGGGRAAPGDAPAPARQWPILAVLLTAGLGLLLTVFDLFRVGTLLIGVALLAGGVLRWALPGVGMLAVRSRFTDIVTYGALGLTIVLLALMMQPRPWLEIPFLEDTLHFTVSDQR from the coding sequence GTGTCGGCTGACAGCGAGGCCCGCGAGGCGCGGGCACCCGGGCCGAAGCCGGCGCCGGAGCCGTCGTCGGAGCCCTTGTCGGAGCCGGAGTCGGCCTCGGCGCAGGCCGAGAACGGCACGGCTCCCGACCCGGCCACGGCTCCCGACCCGGCCGAGGCCCTCGACCTCGCCAAGGCCCCCGACCCCGTCAGCGCGCCCGACGCCGAGGGGAAGCCGCGGCGCACCACCCGCCGCTTCCCGCGGTTCACCAGGGACACCGCCCGCCCGGAGGGCGGCGGCCGGGCCGCCCCCGGCGACGCCCCCGCGCCCGCCCGACAGTGGCCGATCCTCGCCGTGCTGCTCACGGCCGGGCTCGGCCTGCTGCTGACCGTGTTCGACCTGTTCCGGGTCGGCACGCTGCTGATCGGCGTGGCGCTGCTGGCGGGTGGCGTGCTCCGCTGGGCGCTGCCGGGTGTCGGCATGCTCGCCGTGCGCTCCCGCTTCACGGACATCGTCACGTACGGCGCGCTGGGACTGACGATCGTGCTGCTGGCGCTGATGATGCAGCCCAGGCCGTGGCTGGAGATCCCGTTCCTGGAGGACACCCTGCACTTCACGGTCAGCGATCAGCGGTAG
- a CDS encoding bifunctional methylenetetrahydrofolate dehydrogenase/methenyltetrahydrofolate cyclohydrolase — translation MTAQILDGKATAAAIKSDLTARVAALKEKGVTPGLGTILVGNDPGSQKYVAGKHRDCAQVGIASIQRELPETATQEEIEAVVRDLNEDPACTGYIVQLPLPKGIDENRILELMDPDKDADGLHPMNLGRLVLNEPAPLPCTPNGVLTLLRRHGVEIKGAEVVVVGRGVTIGRPMPLLLTRRSENATVTQCHTGTRDLSAHLKRADIIVAAAGSAHLVRAEDVKPGAAVLDVGVSRNAEGKIVGDVHPDVAEVAGWVSPNPGGVGPMTRAQLLVNVVEAAERSVG, via the coding sequence ATGACCGCCCAGATTCTCGATGGCAAGGCCACCGCAGCAGCGATCAAGTCCGATCTGACCGCCCGCGTGGCGGCGCTGAAGGAGAAGGGCGTCACGCCCGGCCTCGGCACGATCCTCGTCGGCAACGATCCCGGCAGCCAGAAGTACGTCGCGGGCAAGCACCGCGACTGCGCCCAGGTCGGCATCGCCTCCATCCAGCGGGAGCTGCCCGAAACGGCCACGCAGGAGGAGATCGAGGCGGTCGTCCGCGACCTGAACGAGGACCCGGCCTGCACCGGATACATCGTCCAGCTGCCGCTGCCCAAGGGCATCGACGAGAACCGCATCCTGGAACTCATGGACCCGGACAAGGACGCCGACGGCCTCCACCCGATGAACCTCGGCCGTCTCGTCCTGAACGAGCCGGCTCCGCTGCCCTGCACCCCCAACGGCGTCCTCACCCTGCTGCGCCGCCACGGCGTGGAGATCAAGGGCGCCGAGGTCGTGGTCGTCGGCCGCGGAGTGACCATCGGCCGCCCGATGCCGCTGCTGCTGACCCGGCGCAGTGAGAACGCCACCGTGACCCAGTGCCACACCGGCACCCGCGACCTGTCGGCGCACCTGAAGCGCGCGGACATCATCGTCGCCGCCGCCGGTTCCGCCCATCTCGTCCGTGCGGAGGACGTCAAGCCCGGTGCGGCCGTCCTGGACGTCGGGGTCTCCCGCAACGCCGAGGGAAAGATTGTGGGTGACGTTCACCCGGACGTGGCCGAGGTGGCCGGCTGGGTCTCCCCGAACCCCGGCGGTGTCGGCCCGATGACCCGGGCCCAGCTGCTGGTCAACGTGGTGGAGGCGGCGGAGCGCAGTGTCGGCTGA
- the purH gene encoding bifunctional phosphoribosylaminoimidazolecarboxamide formyltransferase/IMP cyclohydrolase — translation MTAESNKRAIRRALVSVYDKTGLEELARGLHEAGVELVSTGSTAGRISAAGVPVTKVEELTGFPECLDGRVKTLHPKVHAGILADLRLDSHRQQLGELGVEPFDLVVVNLYPFRETVASGATPDECVEQIDIGGPSMVRAAAKNHPSVAVVTDPARYADVLSAVRDGGFDLTTRKRLAAEAFRHTAAYDVAVASWFASDYAPVDESEFPDFLGATWERKNTLRYGENPHQPAALYVSGTGGLAEAEQLHGKEMSYNNYTDTDAALRAAYDHAEPAVAIIKHANPCGIATGADVAEAHRKAHACDPLSAFGGVIAVNRPVSKEMAEQVAEIFTEVIVAPDYEDGALEALGKKKNIRVLRAPEAPAAPVEVKPIDGGALLQVTDRLQAEGDDPATWTLASGEALSEAELAELAFAWRACRAVKSNAILLAKDGASVGVGMGQVNRVDSAKLAVERAGAERAQGAYAASDAFFPFPDGLEILTEAGVRAVVQPGGSVRDEQVVEAAKKAGVTMYFTGTRHFFH, via the coding sequence GTGACCGCCGAGAGCAACAAGCGGGCCATCCGACGGGCGCTCGTCAGCGTCTACGACAAGACCGGGCTCGAGGAGCTCGCCCGTGGCCTGCACGAGGCGGGCGTCGAACTCGTCTCCACCGGGTCCACGGCCGGCCGCATCTCCGCCGCGGGCGTCCCCGTCACCAAGGTCGAGGAGCTGACCGGCTTCCCCGAGTGCCTGGACGGCCGGGTCAAGACCCTGCACCCGAAGGTGCACGCCGGCATCCTCGCCGACCTGCGCCTCGACAGCCACCGGCAGCAGCTCGGCGAGCTGGGCGTGGAGCCGTTCGACCTGGTCGTGGTCAACCTCTACCCGTTCCGCGAGACCGTCGCCTCGGGTGCGACGCCCGACGAGTGCGTGGAGCAGATCGACATCGGCGGCCCCTCCATGGTCCGCGCCGCCGCCAAGAACCACCCGTCCGTCGCCGTGGTCACCGACCCCGCCCGGTACGCCGACGTCCTGTCCGCCGTCCGTGACGGCGGCTTCGACCTCACCACCCGCAAGCGCCTGGCCGCGGAGGCCTTCCGGCACACGGCCGCGTACGACGTGGCGGTGGCCTCCTGGTTCGCCTCCGACTACGCCCCCGTCGACGAGTCGGAGTTCCCCGACTTCCTCGGCGCCACCTGGGAGCGCAAGAACACCCTGCGCTACGGCGAGAACCCGCACCAGCCCGCCGCCCTGTACGTCTCCGGCACGGGCGGCCTCGCCGAGGCCGAGCAGCTGCACGGCAAGGAGATGTCGTACAACAACTACACGGACACCGACGCCGCGCTGCGTGCCGCGTACGACCACGCCGAGCCGGCCGTCGCGATCATCAAGCACGCCAACCCGTGCGGCATCGCGACCGGCGCGGACGTCGCCGAGGCGCACCGCAAGGCGCACGCCTGCGACCCGCTGTCCGCGTTCGGCGGGGTGATCGCGGTCAACCGGCCGGTGTCCAAGGAGATGGCCGAGCAGGTCGCGGAGATCTTCACCGAGGTCATCGTCGCGCCGGACTACGAGGACGGCGCCCTCGAAGCCCTCGGCAAGAAGAAGAACATCCGCGTGCTGCGGGCCCCCGAGGCCCCGGCCGCCCCCGTCGAGGTGAAGCCGATCGACGGTGGCGCCCTGCTCCAGGTCACCGACCGCCTCCAGGCCGAGGGCGACGACCCGGCCACCTGGACGCTGGCCAGCGGCGAGGCACTCTCCGAGGCGGAGCTGGCCGAACTGGCCTTCGCGTGGCGGGCCTGCCGGGCCGTGAAGTCCAACGCGATCCTGCTCGCCAAGGACGGCGCCTCGGTCGGCGTCGGCATGGGCCAGGTCAACCGCGTCGACTCCGCGAAGCTGGCGGTGGAGCGGGCCGGAGCCGAGCGCGCCCAGGGGGCCTACGCCGCCTCGGACGCCTTCTTCCCCTTCCCGGACGGCCTGGAGATCCTCACCGAGGCGGGCGTCAGGGCCGTGGTCCAGCCGGGCGGTTCGGTCCGTGACGAGCAGGTCGTCGAGGCGGCGAAGAAGGCCGGCGTCACGATGTACTTCACCGGGACGCGGCACTTCTTCCACTGA
- the purN gene encoding phosphoribosylglycinamide formyltransferase — protein MAAEPVAERPRRLVVLVSGSGTNLQALLDEIAATGAEAYGAEIVAVGADREGIEGIVRAERAGLPTFVCRVKDFADRQEWDAALAEAVAAHEPDLVVSAGFMKIVGKEFLARFGGRFVNTHPALLPSFPGAHGVRDALAYGARVTGCTVHFVDDGVDTGPIIAQGVVEVRDEDDESALHERIKEVERRLLVEVVGRLARNGYRIEGRKVVIQ, from the coding sequence GTGGCTGCCGAGCCCGTGGCCGAGCGCCCCAGGCGCCTCGTCGTGCTGGTCTCCGGATCCGGCACCAACCTGCAGGCGCTCCTCGACGAGATCGCCGCCACCGGCGCCGAGGCGTACGGAGCCGAGATCGTGGCCGTCGGCGCCGACCGTGAGGGCATCGAGGGGATCGTCCGCGCCGAGCGCGCCGGGCTGCCGACCTTCGTGTGCCGGGTCAAGGACTTCGCCGACCGCCAGGAGTGGGACGCGGCGCTCGCCGAGGCGGTCGCCGCCCACGAACCCGACCTCGTGGTGTCCGCCGGGTTCATGAAGATCGTGGGCAAGGAGTTCCTCGCGCGCTTCGGCGGGCGGTTCGTCAACACCCACCCCGCCCTGCTGCCCAGTTTCCCCGGAGCCCACGGCGTACGGGACGCGCTCGCGTACGGCGCCAGGGTCACCGGCTGCACCGTCCACTTCGTCGACGACGGTGTCGACACCGGGCCGATCATCGCGCAGGGCGTGGTGGAGGTCCGGGACGAGGACGACGAGAGCGCGCTGCACGAGCGCATCAAGGAAGTCGAGCGAAGGCTGCTCGTCGAGGTCGTGGGGCGGCTCGCCCGCAACGGCTATCGCATCGAGGGACGAAAGGTAGTTATCCAGTGA
- a CDS encoding DUF6350 family protein — MAGVIQTTARRPTPALLLTRMRDHRPGLTSGLLAGALAAGLGLAAFAMLVILLWISSPYPDNGPDGALHVAAALWLLAHGTELIRTDTLSGVPAPLGVPPLLLLTVPVWLLHRAARDATDGDASDDAPLVDGPTAWAGVVLGYLAVGAPAALYAAGGGLRPAWASAGVCVPLVAVLAAGAGVWRAYGCPSGPLEQAVGALLPRGARHLLLGPDGRLGVAARAAAAGAAVLVGGGALLLTVSLVWHGGETQAAFLRLTEGWSGRAAVLLLGVMLLPNAAVWAAAYALGPGFLLGSGSAVTPFASAPAPLLPAFPLLAAVPDAGPGTPVNWAVWAVPLAAGAVTGWFVGKGATETGRPAPTEREGRRSGRAPDAAWSRSRTVGAAVAAAVLCAALLASAAALAGGPMGVAALSRFGPVWWQTGGATLAWIGPVAAATALAVRARRCRTPRDEPAERAPAGAGAGPDTRARAWARARAWVRKPRTPRTLRIPDIGRPRRGPAEGEAHTTGARRPPDASSPYDLLPTDPTPAGPAPLPVPAPPPTPAALPTPRAPAVPPAPRAPGPPDTPEPPPAL; from the coding sequence ATGGCGGGTGTGATCCAGACGACTGCCCGCCGACCGACGCCGGCCCTGCTGCTCACCCGGATGCGTGACCACCGGCCCGGACTGACCTCCGGTCTCCTCGCCGGCGCGCTCGCCGCGGGACTCGGCCTCGCCGCGTTCGCCATGCTCGTGATCCTGCTGTGGATCAGCTCGCCCTACCCCGACAACGGACCTGACGGCGCGCTGCACGTCGCGGCGGCGCTGTGGCTGCTGGCGCACGGCACCGAGCTGATCCGCACCGACACGCTCTCCGGGGTGCCGGCTCCCCTGGGCGTTCCGCCGCTGCTGCTGCTCACGGTCCCGGTGTGGCTGCTGCACCGGGCGGCCCGCGACGCCACGGACGGGGACGCGTCGGACGACGCTCCGCTCGTCGACGGCCCGACGGCATGGGCGGGCGTCGTCCTCGGTTACCTGGCCGTCGGTGCGCCCGCCGCGCTCTATGCCGCGGGTGGTGGGCTGCGGCCCGCGTGGGCGTCGGCGGGCGTGTGCGTTCCGCTGGTCGCCGTGCTGGCCGCGGGGGCGGGGGTGTGGCGGGCGTACGGCTGCCCCAGCGGGCCGCTGGAGCAGGCCGTGGGGGCACTGCTGCCGAGGGGGGCGCGTCATCTGCTCCTCGGCCCGGACGGACGCCTCGGGGTCGCGGCACGCGCGGCGGCGGCCGGGGCCGCGGTGCTCGTCGGCGGCGGGGCACTGCTGCTGACGGTGTCGCTGGTGTGGCATGGCGGGGAGACCCAGGCGGCCTTTCTGCGGCTGACGGAGGGATGGTCGGGGCGGGCCGCGGTGCTGCTGCTCGGCGTCATGCTGCTGCCGAACGCTGCGGTGTGGGCGGCGGCCTACGCGCTGGGCCCCGGGTTTCTCCTCGGGTCCGGCAGCGCCGTGACCCCGTTCGCCTCCGCCCCGGCGCCGCTGCTGCCCGCCTTCCCGCTGCTGGCGGCGGTACCGGACGCGGGGCCGGGGACGCCGGTGAACTGGGCGGTCTGGGCGGTGCCGTTGGCGGCCGGTGCGGTGACGGGGTGGTTCGTCGGGAAGGGCGCCACGGAGACCGGGCGCCCGGCGCCGACGGAACGGGAGGGCCGGCGGTCGGGGCGGGCGCCGGACGCGGCCTGGTCACGGAGCCGGACGGTCGGCGCCGCCGTGGCGGCGGCGGTGTTGTGCGCGGCCCTGCTGGCGTCGGCCGCCGCACTGGCGGGCGGGCCGATGGGGGTCGCGGCGCTCTCCCGCTTCGGTCCGGTGTGGTGGCAGACGGGAGGCGCGACGCTGGCGTGGATCGGGCCGGTGGCCGCGGCGACGGCCCTGGCGGTACGGGCACGGCGGTGCCGCACGCCTCGGGACGAACCGGCGGAACGGGCACCGGCGGGGGCGGGGGCGGGACCAGACACCAGGGCGAGGGCATGGGCGCGGGCGCGGGCATGGGTGCGGAAGCCGAGGACGCCGAGGACGCTGAGGATCCCGGACATCGGCAGGCCGCGCAGGGGCCCGGCGGAGGGCGAGGCGCACACGACGGGCGCGCGACGGCCCCCGGACGCCTCCAGCCCCTACGACCTCCTGCCCACGGATCCCACCCCGGCCGGACCCGCTCCTCTCCCGGTCCCCGCTCCTCCCCCGACCCCCGCTGCCCTCCCGACCCCCCGCGCTCCCGCGGTTCCCCCCGCGCCCCGCGCTCCCGGACCCCCGGACACACCCGAGCCGCCCCCTGCGCTGTGA
- a CDS encoding helix-turn-helix domain-containing protein — protein MTRSPATPLPSPEERRRLRESRSLTQAQLAQRIGVSRETVRAWESGRSTPRGRKRETYVKLLTATPAPAPTGRRSERPGRPLELPEPSEYPESPSVLTPTQAFDALYAFCAPALVRQAYLLSGRRGLARESVERAFQLAWDRWPEVARDRDPAGWVRAAAYEWALSPWHRFRPRHRRPEPPPSEPSERELLDVLLHLPPPYRRTLVLYDGVGLDLPETAAETEASTRAAASRLLHAHEIVAARLPELSDPRVLHERLAELASSEHLRSAKPPEVRDGSERRARFWTRAVVAFTVALIGAVALTLATAPTHYAPPLPPGETVQGVPPQMAPGPLSNRERKLRSKLREELQHGPQRLAPQPR, from the coding sequence GTGACACGGAGCCCCGCCACCCCCCTCCCCTCGCCCGAGGAGCGGCGACGCCTGCGCGAGTCCCGCTCGCTGACGCAGGCTCAGCTCGCGCAGCGGATCGGCGTCAGCCGCGAGACGGTGCGTGCGTGGGAGTCCGGCCGCAGCACACCGCGCGGCCGGAAGCGGGAGACGTACGTGAAACTGCTGACGGCCACCCCGGCACCCGCGCCCACGGGGCGGCGGTCCGAGCGACCCGGTCGGCCCCTCGAACTCCCTGAACCCTCCGAATATCCCGAGTCGCCCTCCGTCCTGACGCCCACTCAGGCCTTCGACGCCCTGTACGCCTTCTGCGCCCCGGCGCTGGTACGGCAGGCGTATCTGCTGTCCGGCCGCCGCGGACTGGCACGCGAATCGGTCGAGCGGGCCTTCCAACTGGCCTGGGACCGCTGGCCCGAAGTGGCCCGCGACCGCGACCCGGCCGGTTGGGTGCGGGCGGCGGCGTACGAGTGGGCGCTGTCCCCGTGGCACCGGTTCCGGCCCCGCCACCGGCGTCCGGAACCGCCGCCCTCGGAGCCGTCCGAGCGGGAGCTGCTGGACGTCCTGCTGCACCTGCCACCGCCGTACCGCCGCACGCTCGTGCTCTACGACGGTGTCGGCCTCGACCTGCCGGAGACCGCGGCGGAGACGGAGGCCAGCACGCGGGCGGCCGCGAGCCGGCTGCTGCACGCGCACGAGATCGTCGCGGCCCGGCTGCCGGAGTTGTCGGATCCGCGGGTGCTGCACGAACGGCTGGCCGAACTGGCCTCCTCCGAGCACCTGCGGTCCGCCAAGCCGCCGGAGGTGCGGGACGGCAGCGAGCGCAGGGCCCGGTTCTGGACCCGGGCCGTCGTCGCCTTCACGGTCGCCCTGATCGGCGCCGTCGCGCTCACCCTGGCCACGGCGCCCACGCACTACGCCCCACCGCTGCCGCCCGGGGAGACCGTCCAGGGGGTGCCGCCGCAGATGGCCCCCGGGCCCCTCTCGAACAGGGAGCGGAAGCTGCGGAGCAAGCTCCGGGAGGAGCTGCAGCACGGCCCGCAGCGGCTGGCACCGCAGCCGCGGTGA
- the sucD gene encoding succinate--CoA ligase subunit alpha, which translates to MAIFLNKDSKVIVQGMTGATGMKHTKLMLADGTNVVGGVNPRKAGTSVDIDGNEIPVFGTVAEAMEKTGANVSVLFVPPAFAKSAVVEAIDAEIPLAVVITEGIAVHDSAAFYAYAVEKGDKTRIIGPNCPGLISPGQSNAGIIPGDITKPGRIGLVSKSGTLTYQMMYELRDIGFSSAVGIGGDPVIGTTHIDALAAFEADPDTDLIVMIGEIGGDAEERAAAYIAENVKKPVVGYVAGFTAPEGKTMGHAGAIVSGSSGTAQAKKEALEAAGVKVGKTPTETAKLARELLAG; encoded by the coding sequence ATGGCTATCTTCCTCAACAAGGACTCCAAGGTCATCGTCCAGGGCATGACCGGTGCCACGGGCATGAAGCACACCAAGCTCATGCTGGCCGACGGCACGAACGTCGTCGGCGGTGTGAACCCGCGCAAGGCGGGCACCTCCGTCGACATCGACGGCAACGAGATCCCGGTCTTCGGCACGGTCGCCGAGGCGATGGAGAAGACGGGCGCGAACGTGTCCGTCCTCTTCGTACCGCCGGCCTTCGCGAAGTCCGCCGTGGTCGAGGCGATCGACGCCGAGATCCCGCTCGCGGTCGTCATCACCGAGGGCATCGCCGTCCACGACTCGGCCGCGTTCTACGCGTACGCCGTGGAGAAGGGCGACAAGACCCGGATCATCGGCCCCAACTGCCCGGGCCTGATCAGCCCCGGTCAGTCGAACGCCGGCATCATCCCGGGCGACATCACCAAGCCGGGCCGGATCGGCCTGGTCTCGAAGTCCGGCACGCTGACGTACCAGATGATGTACGAGCTGCGGGACATCGGCTTCTCCTCGGCCGTCGGCATCGGTGGCGACCCGGTCATCGGCACGACGCACATCGACGCGCTGGCCGCGTTCGAGGCCGACCCCGACACCGACCTGATCGTCATGATCGGTGAGATCGGCGGCGACGCCGAGGAGCGGGCCGCGGCCTACATCGCGGAGAACGTGAAGAAGCCGGTCGTCGGCTACGTCGCGGGCTTCACCGCGCCCGAGGGCAAGACCATGGGCCACGCCGGCGCCATCGTCTCCGGTTCGTCCGGCACCGCCCAGGCGAAGAAGGAGGCCCTCGAGGCCGCGGGCGTCAAGGTGGGCAAGACGCCGACCGAGACGGCCAAGCTGGCGCGCGAACTCCTCGCGGGCTGA
- the sucC gene encoding ADP-forming succinate--CoA ligase subunit beta, with protein sequence MDLFEYQARDLFAKHDVPVLAGEVIDTPEAAREITERLGGKSVVKAQVKVGGRGKAGGVKLAATPDEAVARATDILGMDIKGHTVHKVMIAETAPEIVEEYYVSFLLDRANRTFLSIASVEGGMDIEEVAATRPEAVAKTPIDANEGVTPEKAREIVEAANFPAEVADKVADVLVTLWKTFIAEDALLVEVNPLAKVASGDVLALDGKVTLDDNAEFRHPDHEALHDKAAANPLEAAAKEKNLNYVKLDGEVGIIGNGAGLVMSTLDVVAYAGEAHGGVKPANFLDIGGGASAAVMANGLEIILGDPDVKSVFVNVFGGITACDEVANGIVQALQLLADRGEEVTKPLVVRLDGNNAELGRRILSDANHPLVQRVDTMDGAADKAAELAAAK encoded by the coding sequence GTGGACCTGTTCGAGTACCAGGCGAGGGACCTCTTCGCCAAGCACGATGTACCGGTGCTGGCCGGTGAAGTCATCGACACGCCTGAGGCGGCGCGCGAGATCACCGAGCGTCTGGGCGGCAAGTCCGTCGTCAAGGCCCAGGTGAAGGTCGGTGGACGCGGCAAGGCCGGTGGCGTGAAGCTGGCGGCCACCCCGGACGAGGCCGTCGCCCGTGCGACGGACATCCTCGGGATGGACATCAAGGGCCACACGGTCCACAAGGTGATGATCGCCGAGACCGCTCCGGAGATCGTCGAGGAGTACTACGTCTCCTTCCTCCTCGACCGTGCCAACCGCACCTTCCTCTCCATCGCCTCCGTCGAGGGCGGCATGGACATCGAGGAGGTGGCGGCCACCCGTCCGGAGGCCGTCGCCAAGACGCCGATCGACGCCAACGAGGGTGTGACCCCCGAGAAGGCGCGCGAGATCGTCGAGGCCGCGAACTTCCCGGCCGAGGTGGCCGACAAGGTCGCCGACGTCCTCGTCACCCTGTGGAAGACCTTCATCGCCGAGGACGCGCTCCTCGTCGAGGTCAACCCGCTGGCCAAGGTCGCCTCCGGTGACGTCCTCGCCCTCGACGGCAAGGTCACCCTGGACGACAACGCCGAGTTCCGTCACCCCGACCACGAGGCGCTCCACGACAAGGCCGCGGCCAACCCGCTCGAGGCCGCCGCCAAGGAGAAGAACCTCAACTACGTCAAGCTCGACGGCGAGGTCGGCATCATCGGCAACGGCGCGGGGCTCGTGATGAGCACCCTGGACGTCGTCGCCTACGCCGGTGAGGCACACGGCGGCGTCAAGCCCGCCAACTTCCTCGACATCGGTGGCGGCGCCTCCGCCGCCGTCATGGCGAACGGCCTGGAGATCATCCTCGGCGACCCGGACGTCAAGTCCGTGTTCGTCAACGTCTTCGGTGGCATCACCGCCTGCGACGAGGTCGCCAACGGCATCGTGCAGGCGCTGCAGCTGCTCGCGGACCGGGGTGAGGAAGTCACCAAGCCGCTGGTCGTGCGTCTGGACGGCAACAACGCCGAACTGGGTCGCCGGATCCTCTCCGACGCCAACCACCCGCTGGTGCAGCGCGTGGACACCATGGACGGCGCGGCCGACAAGGCCGCCGAGCTCGCGGCCGCGAAGTAA
- a CDS encoding VWA domain-containing protein, with product MAAAVTDPARERLRRWRLVLGGDAADGTGCALSGQDAALDGALTALYGKRDKPRTGRERSAGLGASAPSVARWLGDIRTYFPSAVVQVMQRDAIDRLGLATLLLEPEMLEAVEADVHLVGTLMSLGKAMPDTTKETARAVVRKVVDELEKRLATRTRATLTGALDRSARVSRPRHHDIDWNRTIAANLKHYLPEHRTVVPERLIGHGRAAPSVKKEVVLCVDQSGSMAASVVYASVFGAVLASMRSVDTRLVVFDTAVADLTDRLDDPVDVIFGTRLGGGTDINRALAYCQAQITRPAETVVVLISDLYEGGIRDEMLKRVAAMKASGVQFVTLLALSDEGAPAYDREHAAALAALGAPAFACTPDLFPEVMAAAIEKRPLPIPDPL from the coding sequence ATGGCGGCAGCGGTGACGGACCCGGCGCGGGAACGGCTGCGGCGGTGGCGGCTGGTGCTCGGCGGGGACGCGGCGGACGGCACCGGATGCGCGCTGTCCGGCCAGGACGCCGCCCTGGACGGAGCGCTCACCGCGCTCTACGGCAAGAGGGACAAGCCGCGGACGGGGCGGGAGCGCTCGGCGGGACTGGGGGCGTCCGCGCCGTCGGTGGCGCGCTGGCTCGGGGACATCCGGACCTACTTCCCCTCCGCCGTCGTCCAGGTCATGCAGCGCGACGCCATCGACCGGCTGGGGCTCGCCACCCTCCTGCTGGAACCGGAGATGCTGGAGGCGGTCGAGGCCGACGTCCATCTCGTGGGCACGCTGATGTCGCTCGGCAAGGCGATGCCCGACACGACGAAGGAGACGGCGCGGGCCGTCGTCCGCAAGGTCGTCGACGAGTTGGAGAAGCGGCTCGCCACCCGCACCCGGGCCACCCTCACCGGGGCCCTCGACCGCAGCGCCCGGGTCAGCCGGCCCCGCCACCACGACATCGACTGGAACCGCACCATCGCGGCCAACCTCAAGCACTACCTCCCCGAGCACCGGACGGTCGTGCCCGAGCGGCTCATCGGCCACGGGCGGGCCGCGCCGTCCGTGAAGAAGGAGGTCGTCCTCTGCGTCGACCAGTCCGGGTCGATGGCGGCGTCCGTCGTCTACGCCTCGGTGTTCGGGGCGGTGCTCGCGTCCATGCGGTCCGTCGACACGCGGCTCGTCGTGTTCGACACGGCGGTGGCCGACCTCACGGACCGACTCGACGACCCCGTCGACGTGATCTTCGGGACCCGGCTCGGCGGGGGCACGGACATCAACCGGGCGCTGGCGTACTGCCAGGCGCAGATCACCCGGCCCGCGGAGACGGTGGTCGTACTGATCAGTGACCTCTACGAAGGGGGCATACGCGACGAGATGCTCAAGCGGGTCGCGGCGATGAAGGCGTCGGGGGTGCAGTTCGTGACGCTGCTGGCGCTGTCCGACGAGGGGGCGCCCGCCTACGACCGGGAGCACGCGGCGGCCCTCGCCGCGCTGGGCGCGCCGGCGTTCGCCTGCACGCCCGACCTGTTCCCGGAGGTGATGGCCGCGGCCATCGAGAAGCGGCCGCTGCCGATACCGGATCCGCTGTGA